From Haemorhous mexicanus isolate bHaeMex1 chromosome 2, bHaeMex1.pri, whole genome shotgun sequence, the proteins below share one genomic window:
- the LOC132323281 gene encoding protein mono-ADP-ribosyltransferase PARP11-like isoform X2 — protein MASALEGAVTGGIATAAPGSTEMLQGPSEDVFAKMESSVEDMDTSDTQWGWFYLAECGKWHMFQTDSNSHCSISSEDIERSFRTDPRGSLSFTTAKFNYTLDFSVMKQINLTTLKQRPIKRAPFAINSFSFICENEAIPVPSHWENVNTEEPYQLIPLQKKTNEYNEVSSLFGKTMDSHRIKRIKRIQNLDLWEFFCRKKAQLKKKRGVPTINEQMLFHGTSNEFVEAICIHNFDWRINGMHAAVYGKGTYFARDASYSSHFCKESMKHGDTFQIHGVNLQPHLHRPDKVMFLARVLTGDYIGGDSKYMRPPSKDGSFVNLYDSCVDNTWNPKIFVIFDANQIYPEYLIEFC, from the exons ATGGCTTCGGCTCTGGAGGGTGCGGTTACGGGCGGGATTGCGACGGCGGCCCCCGGCAGCACG GAAATGCTTCAAGGACCATCAGAAGATGTGTTTGCAAAGATGGAAAGTTCAGTTGAAGACATGGATACCTCTGATACCCAGTGGGGCTGGTTTTATTTAGCTGAATGTGGTAAATGGCATATGTTTCAG acTGACTCAAACAGTCACTGCTCCATCAGCAGTGAGGATATTGAAAGGAGTTTCCGAACAGACCCCCGTGGATCTCTGTCTTTTACTACTGCAAAGTTTAACTACACACTGGACTTTTCAG TGATGAAACAAATCAACCTAACTACCCTTAAACAACGTCCAATAAAGCGAGCTCCCTTTGCAATCAATTCATTCAG TTTCATCTGTGAAAATGAGGCTATCCCTGTGCCTTCCCACTGGGAGAATGTAAATACTGAGGAGCCATACCAG cttattccattgcaaaagaaaacaaatgaataTAATGAAGTTTCTAGTCTCTTTGGAAAAACAATGGATAGCCACCGAATTAAAAGAATTAAGAGAATACAAAATCTAGACTTGTGGGAGTTTTTTTGCAG gaaaaaagctcaactgaagaagaaaagaggtGTCCCAACAATTAATGAGCAGATGCTGTTTCATGGCACCAGTAATGAATTTGTAGAAGCAATATGTATTCATAACTTTGACTGGAGAATAAATGGGATGCATGCCGCTGTGTATGGAAAAG gGACCTATTTTGCAAGAGATGCATCATATTCCAGCCATTTCTGCAAAGAGAGTATGAAGCATGGAGATACTTTCCAGATTCATGGTGTGAACCTGCAGCCTCATCTGCACAGACCAGATAAAGTCATGTTTCTTGCTCGTGTATTAACTGGTGACTATATTGGTGGTGATTCAAAATACATGAGGCCTCCTTCAAAAGATGGAAGCTTTGTGAACTTGTATGACAGCTGTGTGGATAACACCTGGAACCCAAAGATCTTTGTCATCTTCGATGCCAACCAAATCTACCCTGAGTACTTAATAGAATTTTGTTAA
- the LOC132323281 gene encoding protein mono-ADP-ribosyltransferase PARP11-like isoform X1, with the protein MASALEGAVTGGIATAAPGSTVREMLQGPSEDVFAKMESSVEDMDTSDTQWGWFYLAECGKWHMFQTDSNSHCSISSEDIERSFRTDPRGSLSFTTAKFNYTLDFSVMKQINLTTLKQRPIKRAPFAINSFSFICENEAIPVPSHWENVNTEEPYQLIPLQKKTNEYNEVSSLFGKTMDSHRIKRIKRIQNLDLWEFFCRKKAQLKKKRGVPTINEQMLFHGTSNEFVEAICIHNFDWRINGMHAAVYGKGTYFARDASYSSHFCKESMKHGDTFQIHGVNLQPHLHRPDKVMFLARVLTGDYIGGDSKYMRPPSKDGSFVNLYDSCVDNTWNPKIFVIFDANQIYPEYLIEFC; encoded by the exons ATGGCTTCGGCTCTGGAGGGTGCGGTTACGGGCGGGATTGCGACGGCGGCCCCCGGCAGCACGGTGCGG GAAATGCTTCAAGGACCATCAGAAGATGTGTTTGCAAAGATGGAAAGTTCAGTTGAAGACATGGATACCTCTGATACCCAGTGGGGCTGGTTTTATTTAGCTGAATGTGGTAAATGGCATATGTTTCAG acTGACTCAAACAGTCACTGCTCCATCAGCAGTGAGGATATTGAAAGGAGTTTCCGAACAGACCCCCGTGGATCTCTGTCTTTTACTACTGCAAAGTTTAACTACACACTGGACTTTTCAG TGATGAAACAAATCAACCTAACTACCCTTAAACAACGTCCAATAAAGCGAGCTCCCTTTGCAATCAATTCATTCAG TTTCATCTGTGAAAATGAGGCTATCCCTGTGCCTTCCCACTGGGAGAATGTAAATACTGAGGAGCCATACCAG cttattccattgcaaaagaaaacaaatgaataTAATGAAGTTTCTAGTCTCTTTGGAAAAACAATGGATAGCCACCGAATTAAAAGAATTAAGAGAATACAAAATCTAGACTTGTGGGAGTTTTTTTGCAG gaaaaaagctcaactgaagaagaaaagaggtGTCCCAACAATTAATGAGCAGATGCTGTTTCATGGCACCAGTAATGAATTTGTAGAAGCAATATGTATTCATAACTTTGACTGGAGAATAAATGGGATGCATGCCGCTGTGTATGGAAAAG gGACCTATTTTGCAAGAGATGCATCATATTCCAGCCATTTCTGCAAAGAGAGTATGAAGCATGGAGATACTTTCCAGATTCATGGTGTGAACCTGCAGCCTCATCTGCACAGACCAGATAAAGTCATGTTTCTTGCTCGTGTATTAACTGGTGACTATATTGGTGGTGATTCAAAATACATGAGGCCTCCTTCAAAAGATGGAAGCTTTGTGAACTTGTATGACAGCTGTGTGGATAACACCTGGAACCCAAAGATCTTTGTCATCTTCGATGCCAACCAAATCTACCCTGAGTACTTAATAGAATTTTGTTAA
- the LOC132323281 gene encoding protein mono-ADP-ribosyltransferase PARP11-like isoform X3 — protein MLQGPSEDVFAKMESSVEDMDTSDTQWGWFYLAECGKWHMFQTDSNSHCSISSEDIERSFRTDPRGSLSFTTAKFNYTLDFSVMKQINLTTLKQRPIKRAPFAINSFSFICENEAIPVPSHWENVNTEEPYQLIPLQKKTNEYNEVSSLFGKTMDSHRIKRIKRIQNLDLWEFFCRKKAQLKKKRGVPTINEQMLFHGTSNEFVEAICIHNFDWRINGMHAAVYGKGTYFARDASYSSHFCKESMKHGDTFQIHGVNLQPHLHRPDKVMFLARVLTGDYIGGDSKYMRPPSKDGSFVNLYDSCVDNTWNPKIFVIFDANQIYPEYLIEFC, from the exons ATGCTTCAAGGACCATCAGAAGATGTGTTTGCAAAGATGGAAAGTTCAGTTGAAGACATGGATACCTCTGATACCCAGTGGGGCTGGTTTTATTTAGCTGAATGTGGTAAATGGCATATGTTTCAG acTGACTCAAACAGTCACTGCTCCATCAGCAGTGAGGATATTGAAAGGAGTTTCCGAACAGACCCCCGTGGATCTCTGTCTTTTACTACTGCAAAGTTTAACTACACACTGGACTTTTCAG TGATGAAACAAATCAACCTAACTACCCTTAAACAACGTCCAATAAAGCGAGCTCCCTTTGCAATCAATTCATTCAG TTTCATCTGTGAAAATGAGGCTATCCCTGTGCCTTCCCACTGGGAGAATGTAAATACTGAGGAGCCATACCAG cttattccattgcaaaagaaaacaaatgaataTAATGAAGTTTCTAGTCTCTTTGGAAAAACAATGGATAGCCACCGAATTAAAAGAATTAAGAGAATACAAAATCTAGACTTGTGGGAGTTTTTTTGCAG gaaaaaagctcaactgaagaagaaaagaggtGTCCCAACAATTAATGAGCAGATGCTGTTTCATGGCACCAGTAATGAATTTGTAGAAGCAATATGTATTCATAACTTTGACTGGAGAATAAATGGGATGCATGCCGCTGTGTATGGAAAAG gGACCTATTTTGCAAGAGATGCATCATATTCCAGCCATTTCTGCAAAGAGAGTATGAAGCATGGAGATACTTTCCAGATTCATGGTGTGAACCTGCAGCCTCATCTGCACAGACCAGATAAAGTCATGTTTCTTGCTCGTGTATTAACTGGTGACTATATTGGTGGTGATTCAAAATACATGAGGCCTCCTTCAAAAGATGGAAGCTTTGTGAACTTGTATGACAGCTGTGTGGATAACACCTGGAACCCAAAGATCTTTGTCATCTTCGATGCCAACCAAATCTACCCTGAGTACTTAATAGAATTTTGTTAA